The sequence TGGCGCCGCTTACCGCCGGAATAATCACACCGACTCAGCCTCCTCCACCGACGGATCCGATTCCGACTTCGAATGCCCGAAACCTAACCCTAACACGAAGCGCAATGTGAGGTCCGAGAAGCTCTCGGATCTCCTGAGCATGGCGGATTCGGAGGTGGACGCGGAAACCGAgacgaagaagaaggaggaggctcTTGACGACCTGAAGCGCCTCGTGTCGGAGCTTCAGGCGGAGGATTCGCCTCCGGTAAAGCGAGTAGCTGCAGCTTCCGCCGTGAGGAGGCTGGCGAGGGAGGACGCTGAGGTTAGAGTGACATTCGCAATGCTCGGAGCGATTCCGCCGCTTGCAGCCATGCTCGATTCAGAAGACCTCGATTCTCAGGTAGCTTCGCTCTACGCGTTGCTTAACCTTGGAATCGGAAACGATGcgtgagctgcttcttcttcttcttcttcttttaattgtttgaatttatttttctttttctgtgtATCACTGTATTGATTGAGTTGTTATGTGTCATTTTCAATGTTaacgttctctctctctcttttcttttttgttgatcAGACATGTTGTGTTGTTCAACGCGATTAACCTATTTTAATTTCGTTATTCTCATCTTTCTTTCATTATTCAGTTTTCTTTCTGCGGTCATTTGCGCGCATTGATTGATTCTTCTTCTTTGGCTAGATAACTGTTCTTGAAATGAGAATCCTATGCCTTTTTGTTTGTTGTGTGTGGTTCTATTAATGCATTCAAACTGAGAAGGGAAGGGAAAATCGTAgctttgtgtttttttctgttgTTTTATTTTCCAATTACACTTTGCAAGAGCACCTTTTTCTCCCTTCATGTTAGCATGCTTAATCATAAAATCTGATCATTTCCCCCTTTTCTTATTATATGGCCATTTTTTTCTGTCTTTTTTGCGCATTCATTCATTTAATTTGTGGTGATTAGCTAGTTGGACTGACGAGCctgtgattttttaattttttatacaatTTTCGTGATTCTCTGCTGTTCTGTTTTTACATTCCACTTTTGCATATACTAATTTTCATGAAAAATTTCGTGGTTAATTTCCAAATTCTgtgatttatttaataaaaaatttattttatttttctttgcagAAATAAAGCTGCTATTGTGAAAGTTGGGTCTGTACACAAGATGTTGAAGCTAATTGAATCTCCAGATTCTGTGGAAACATCAGTTTCAGAAGCAATAGTTGCAAACTTTCTCGGATTGAGTGCTTTGGATTCGAACAAACCAATAATTGGATCCTCTGCAGCAGTACCATTCCTAGTTAGAACCCTCCAGAATTTAGATAATAAAACAAGCTCCCAAGCCAAACAAGATGCTCTCAGAGCAATGTACAATCTTTCAATCTTCCCAGGCAATGTTTCATTCATTTTGGAAACCAACTTGGTCCCATTTCTGATAAACTCCGTAGGAGATATGGAAGTAACCAACCGAGCCCTCGCAATCCTAAGCAACTTGGTGTCAACAAGAGAAGGTAGGAAGGCCACTAGTGCCGTCCCGGATGCTTTCCCTATCCTTGTGGATGTGTTGAATTGGACCGACTCACCGGAATGCCAAGAAAAGGCATCTTATGTTTTGATGATAATGGCGCACAAGTCTTATGGCGATAGGCAGGCCATGATTGAGGCTGGGATTGCGTCGTCACTCCTTGAGTTGTCCCTTCTTGGCACCACATTGGCACAGAAAAGGGCCTCAAGGATATTGGAATGTTTGAGGGTAGACAAAGGGAAGCAGGTTTCAGGGAGCTTTGGAGGGAATTTAGGCGCAACGGTATCCGCCCCAATCTGTGGATCGTCATCGTCTTGTGCAAAGATGGACGGAGGGGGAAAGGATGGTTCGGACGAGGAGGAGGAGATGATGAGCGAGGAGAAGAAAGCAGTGAAGCAGTTAGTCCAGCAGAGTCTGCAAAACAATATGAGGAAGATTGCTAAAAGGGCCAATTTGCCTCAAGATACTGTTCCTTCAGATCATTTTAAATCACTCACTGCAAGTTCAACATCGAAGAGCCTGCCATTTTGAAGAGTTAGTCTTCAATTCATAATTGTTTTGATCTTTCATTTTATATGTCTATAGCTCGTTATAAGCCTTTGTCAAAATCATATTAGATACTTgttaaattatttttagttttagttttttctcTGGTAGCATCCATTCTTTCTGGTTTGCTTCTGTCTGTTGGGTGTGTTTTAAAGGCAGATCCTGTTTCTATGACATGAGCATGAATACGAATCCATCCAACACAAAAACTCACTGTTTAAAATTGAGACCCTTTAAGCTATAGAAATGGACAATAACCTCTATGAGTTTTTCCCTTTGTCATTTGTAAAACACTGCAATGATAGTGGGGTTCCTGCCAATAAGGTATGCATGAAAAATTGAACAAATCTTAGGGCTTTTTCAGTCAAACTATTGATGTTAGTGTCCCTACATTCTAGGAGTCACTTTCATACCATAGTACAGTCTTGTCTCCTTAATGACCCTACTATATGTTTTGTTATATTTAATCTAATTGGAGCCAATTAGGAAAAGGTTATAGGTCATTATCATCACTATATATAAACAGAGACTGTTCAATGCAGTTTCTCTATTAGAGAATCTTTCCCCCTGTTGGTTTGTCAATTCCTTGTGGTTTTGTGCTTTGGGAATCTTGGATAATGAGTGGATTGTAGTTTATTATGCTTAATTGCTTATGCATTTTCAATCAGATTAATAAGCCATTAAGTTAAAACCCTTGATATTTATGAGTAATGATATATATCTTCTTAAATATTAAAAAAGTTAAACTAATATGTATTCTTAAAACACATaataaaagattttgttttttttttcNNNNNNNNNNNNNNNNNNNNNNNTTTCAATAAATGTAAAATAAAttcattgaaaatttaatttttttttttgtatttctaGTAAAAGaatgttcattttgtaattttaacATATACTCTTAGCACATAAGATAGCAAAAttcaatattaaatatataaatgtGTTGAAATCTTGGAAAAAAGAGTAATGATATAGCCATCTAGTAATTATTCAAATAGTTTAATGCCATATGAATAAGTTTACTGAAGtgtagtatataatatatatttcttTTTCAACTATTCGCAGATCCATATGTGATGGAAGAGAGGGTTACAACTTAGATCTGGTTTGAGTGCATGGCTGAGCTGTTGTTGCAAATAAGTATGTATGGCATTTTGTCCCCACTATGTAAATGTTAGGTGATGGTCCTTGTGGGGTTCTCATTTTGTAATGCTATCTTCTAATATTTGGTTTTAATTTTGTTGACTTTTTGGTGTAAATATTCTTATGTTAATCTAGTTATTGGTttcataaaattaattaattaggccACTCTTCCCATCATGTGCTACACTACACTGCCTCTTGAGGGttgattttctttaatttttccgGTATTGCGGTTTCAAAGGGTTGTCTTTTATATTACTATATTAGCAATATTTCCATGTTTTTAAAGCatatttaaaacatttttttagcATGCACAATATAACACTTTTTTTCCCCATATTTGTCTCAAACAGTTCAAAAATGATTTAATGTTATTCCATTTTAACTCAATTGAAAATTACTAATAAAGATATTGCCATAAATATTGTATGCGACGAATTCTTagaatatttttaactttttaccatgaataaatataaaaaatagttaaaaataatgaatttaaaatagaaaaataaaaaattaattcatgACAGATTTAGCATATTATGATCATGTTTTCCATTCCACGTCATTATCAAATTCTTATATCTTTCTATAAGATCCTTTTTTTCCCTACtaatttgaagaaaaaaaattagtttaaaaaaAGATACATACATATTCATTAGTACCTTGATAGAATTAAAAGTGAGAATAATATTTAGTCTTTTTAAAAACGTTTGAAATacaaatagaattaaaaaatattaacaagATGAGAATAATATTTAGTCTTTTTAAAAACGTTTGAAATacaaatagaattaaaaaatattagcaagattgatatttattaaaatatttgagaaaaaatattatttatatttctttttaaaaaataccatCTCTGTCCAATAGCATTTATACGAgatattttttatatgaaaatataTAGGTGTCTTTAATCTAATCAATTGTTTAAGAATGGCTTCTAAgtatttttaaattgataaattaaCTTTAGCAGTTTCTTAACCACACACATCTTAAAAGTAATACTGATACTTTATAATTTTACAGGGTGCCATAGTAATTTCATAAACATATAATGTATATAAATTCTGGAAAAGCAGGCGTCAATTAGTGGTTGGCACTATAGTGAATTTCCTGATTCGGTGGCAACAAATTTGAGAATTTGCGTTGAAACTTTAGAGAAAATGATGTGAAGACTAGTTCGTACAAAAAAGATGTTGTACGTGtgtttttataataattaattgcATATCCTTTTCTTAACAAAGGGTTATTCCAAACAATCATAATGAGTATATAAATAGTAATTAATTACACAAAGTTTTCAACCTAAATTATCTTGAAGTAAACCACTAATTGCCTTTGCAATTAAATTAACATGATGTCACCCATTTCAAGCTTCATGCCAAAGCCAATAAATTAGACAAAGGCAATTTTTCTTTGTCAAACTGCACTATAGTCTATATATAACTTCATTCACATGCTGCTAAATGAAAAAATTGCATTATAAAGCAATGTTGTTGGGgaagaaaaatgaaatgaaagttTTAAATAATTCAGTGCTTGTGTATGATGATGCTATACATACATCATACATGTCATATTTAGGGTAATCTGAATATGTGGGGACTTTGATAAATGAGAAATGATCTTATGAAAATCTACACATAAATGTGTGCATCATAAATTGCATAGTACCATGACATTAGCAGCGTATCCCCACGAAAATTATTGTGAAGATGGGGCCACCAGTGTCTAAGAAAATTTtctgaaataaacaaaagatATAGGTTAAAATTAtaacaattaaaatttttttattaaaaatacaaaaaaatttaattttttttactaataataaatttattatatatttttacgaCATATATTAgctaaatttataaataaataaataaataaattgagttTGATTCTCTCTTTAGGTTTATGTATTATCTTTGCAGAGCCTGTCCCAATCACTACTATAAATTGACCTAAGTCAATGATTTGTGGCACTATTATAATTTATTGTAAAAGTGTTGAACTATatgattagttttaatttttcccTTAATTTCCCTTTCTCAAACTTCAAAGTAAAATGTTAGTAGTATATGATATCTGTGGTCAGTGGTCTCAATAGACACAAATGATTACACTTTCTCTTTTATTCTTTTGGTAAAGTGTGGGGATTTCATTAAAATCACATCATTGCTCTTTGCACATGCAATTGTTATAAAATAAAAAGCATCAACAAAATGAAGCAAACAAAGAGGAAATCAAGGTAAAGACAATTGTTGGACAACTAATTAAATGTTTCTTGTGTCcagttaaaaataaaagtaaaaaagtaAAAACCTGCAAAGGCAAAATATATAATGGGCACGCCTTTAATAGAAAAGGTTACATAATTGTTATATATGGTACCACATTCCATAATTAATAATGTTTTCTTTGCAGATTTTAGAGGCCCTACATCAAAAGGGTATGTGGGATAACTTTGTTAATTCATATATAGTATAGAAAAATTTTCAAGTGTACTGTCATACCGGTGTTTCAgttatttttaaccgttgatcttaattataaaaaatatatataatatatataattaagatcaacgattAAAAATCACTAATACACCGGTATAACGGTATACTTAAAAATCTTCCTATAGTATAGTATAGTATAGTATATAATGACCCTAAAACAATTGATGTTACTGATATACCCTTGAATCATAATGTTACATTTTGCACAAACAAAAATGGTATTAAAGATTGGATCTATTCCTCATTTTGATATCAAATAATAATTGTACACattcaaaattttgtattttcaCAAATAATTATTTGGATAAACTCTCAAAAATACACCCGAATAATTTATTCGAATTTTATTAtcgataaaaaattaatttttatgtttttttttaaatattattagttgttgacaaaaaaatcacaaaaaatatatacttagcgaaaaattactaaattttaagaataaaaatatctcatttttctaatcatacttgcaaaaatgtatcaaaaatttaatttttagaatattttttaagaatatatatttaatgttgagtatttttgtcatatttttaaattatttgacaatatttttgtcgataataaaatTTGAGTActtttttgtcaataacaattATTCGAGtgtatttttagtagtttttccTAATTGTTTATTTAAAAATGTTGAGGATATTATTAATACTTCTTACTCCATGACTCATTTCTACATTAACAAATTTGTATACCATTCAACATATGGGATATATAGTTATTAACTATCATTTCATATACATTCTCTTACATCTAGTTAGACACTATTTTGATATTAATAGCTTTAATAATTAATAtgtgttattttattaattaattaaaagaaattaaaatgtatAAACAGTGTTACTGTTTTGTGAACATTTAATATCTAGTATATATAGAGTTAGAAGGGACTGAGGGAGTAGTTGAAAGTTACATGAGTTGTCGTTGTAGGAGTAGTTTGATGTGCTTGTCCTTCTAAGAACAACACAACGAAATACATGTGGTAAAACAAAAAAGTTGAGGCCAAAATCTGaccaaaattttcgaaagtgGACCATTATTATCATGCATAGATGATACATGAATCTATACTATACATATACAACACATTAAATGATCCGTATTATTTGGTGTTTCGTAATAAATATACAAATCGGATAATTTCCATTTATTCACTAATTACTAAATATATATGTTTACTAGGAATAATGAGTTGTTAGTCGACAAATTTATAGCTAACCTATTTCtactattttatatatattagggaaaataattagattattcttttatcattaatttttaaGTTAATAGTTGGTTGGAAAggtttttgttgaaaaaaaaaaatcttactcTCACTTCtttgaatattattttttttcctttttataacACTATTTTTTGAGTTTATATAttgattaattattataatacatTTTGGAGCATGGGCATTTGCTAGGTTAGGGAATAGGGATATAATCCGCACTCTCAAGTTAAATTTTTGTCGTCATTTCAATTTTTAGATATTTCTATAAAAGCTCACATTTGCAGGTTTTTGTTGTCATTTTCAATCTTACATATTATGTTGTTCTAATTAGTATTTAATATACTAGCTTACAATTTAGCCTTTGATACTACTATTTATCTTAACAAATATATGAGAATTTGAACTCCTAGCTATCAATAATAATGagggttttttacttaaataaattaaatgcatTTCAAAATTATCCAATTTTCCTGAATCAGATTCTGCAACGTGATTATCCTTTTtgtattattatataaatcgtcCCAGGGTGCAAAGGATTATATAAGACGTAAATTATCTTACCCTAGGACGATTAATGAATGAATTTGTGATGCAAAATAAGAGTAAATCGTGGCAGGACTTCTTGGGTTAGTAGTTgagcataaatcgtcccagggtaGTAGGTTTTACGAGTTAATGGGCTAAACCAAACTGGGCTGCCACGATTTATGTGTTTTTTCGGACCCTCAGGACCCTGGGATGATTTATGTGTTACTCTGTAACACTCAAAGGGCTGGGACGATTTATGGCCAAGTAATAACCCTAAGGACTCAAGCACGATTTATGCAGCCAGAAACTCTATAAATAAACGAGTTTCAAACAGACGAGCCACACAAAACATATGTTGAGGTTGTGAGAGATGGCAGAGAGTATTTTCTTGTTAGTGCATCACCGGGGAAAAATAGATGAAAACACAAGTGAGGGTGTAACTTTTTC is a genomic window of Arachis ipaensis cultivar K30076 chromosome B06, Araip1.1, whole genome shotgun sequence containing:
- the LOC107605410 gene encoding U-box domain-containing protein 7, with amino-acid sequence MANCHRNNVGSLVLGHHPTKSSAATVSGNVRLWNSLSAASFRRIIFDALSCGGAAYRRNNHTDSASSTDGSDSDFECPKPNPNTKRNVRSEKLSDLLSMADSEVDAETETKKKEEALDDLKRLVSELQAEDSPPVKRVAAASAVRRLAREDAEVRVTFAMLGAIPPLAAMLDSEDLDSQVASLYALLNLGIGNDANKAAIVKVGSVHKMLKLIESPDSVETSVSEAIVANFLGLSALDSNKPIIGSSAAVPFLVRTLQNLDNKTSSQAKQDALRAMYNLSIFPGNVSFILETNLVPFLINSVGDMEVTNRALAILSNLVSTREGRKATSAVPDAFPILVDVLNWTDSPECQEKASYVLMIMAHKSYGDRQAMIEAGIASSLLELSLLGTTLAQKRASRILECLRVDKGKQVSGSFGGNLGATVSAPICGSSSSCAKMDGGGKDGSDEEEEMMSEEKKAVKQLVQQSLQNNMRKIAKRANLPQDTVPSDHFKSLTASSTSKSLPF